CGTTTTCCTTCGAGGGCAAGCACTACCGCATCGACGACAACCGGACCCCGCCCCGCCCGGTGCAGGACCCGCACCCGCCGGTCATCGTCGGCGGCAGCGGCCCGAAACGCACCCCGGCGATCGCGGCGCGCTACGCCACTGAGTTCAACGGCGCCCTCGGCGGCGACCTGCGCGAACGCTACGCGACCTTCCACCGGGCCTGCGAGGCGATCGGCCGCGACCCCGCCGAGCCGCGGCTGTCCGCGGTGCTGCCCGTCGCCTGCGGCGCCACCCCCGCCGAAGCCGCCCGCCGCGGCGAGATCATCGGCTCCGACTTCATCCGCGAGCACGCCGCCGTCGGCACCCCGGCCCAGGTCGTGGACCGGATCGGCGACCTGGCCGACGCCGGCGCGGACACCGTGTACCTGCATATCTACGACATCCACGACCTCGAGCACATCGCCCTCCTCGGCGCCGAGGTCCTTCCCCACGTCGCGCGGCCCGCGCTCACCGCGATGCCAGTAGGACGCGGCCTGCGTGGCGCTGCGGGTGGCGGAACCTGAGACGGCCCCTCGCTGTGGGATCGCCTCCTCATGAATTCCCACCCGCCGGCCCACCACCACCCTCAACGGACGCGCTCCGCGCGGCTGGGCCGCCCAGAACCCGCGGCGGTGCCGGCTGACGGCCCACCGCAAGCGGCTCCGCCGCTTCACAAGAAAGGTCCTCCTGTGGTCAAACCCGATTTCGTCGCGCCGGCGGACCGCGAGGCCGTCACCGCAGCGCTGCGCGGACAGCTGCGGGAGCTGCCCGCGCGGTCGCCGTTCTACGCCGACCTCTGGACCGGGCACGGCGTCGAGCCCGCCGCCGTCGACTCGCTCGCCGACCTGCCGAAACTGCCCTTCACCACCAAGGCCATGCTGCGTGAGTCGCAGGCCGCCGCGCCGCCGCTGGGCCGCCACGCCGGCACCGGCCTGGCCGACGTGATCCGCGTCCACGCCTCCACCGGCACCACCGGCAAACCCAGCTGGGTCGGAGTCACCCGCCGCGACGCCCAGTCCTGGACCGAAATGGTGGCCCGCGCCTTCCGCACCATGGGCGCCCGCCCCGACGACGTCGTCCTGCACGGCGCCGGGCTCACCCT
The window above is part of the Amycolatopsis thermoflava N1165 genome. Proteins encoded here:
- a CDS encoding LLM class F420-dependent oxidoreductase, producing MARSDLRLRVLMEPRHGARYDDILALARATEDAGFDAFFRSDHLLGVDPADTTYRPTDCWTTLGGLARDTSRVRLGALVGAATFRQPGILATIVASLDEMSGGRAELGLGTGWYEREHAAFGIPFPGTGERFDRLEEQLAIITGLWRESPFSFEGKHYRIDDNRTPPRPVQDPHPPVIVGGSGPKRTPAIAARYATEFNGALGGDLRERYATFHRACEAIGRDPAEPRLSAVLPVACGATPAEAARRGEIIGSDFIREHAAVGTPAQVVDRIGDLADAGADTVYLHIYDIHDLEHIALLGAEVLPHVARPALTAMPVGRGLRGAAGGGT